The following proteins come from a genomic window of Mustelus asterias chromosome 1, sMusAst1.hap1.1, whole genome shotgun sequence:
- the LOC144497456 gene encoding DEP domain-containing protein 1B-like, with protein sequence MESKITPGPYRATKLWNETIELFRAKMPLKKHRLHFRTHDRCFTASEGVDWLHELLKSNHNFGPEVSRYQTVQLLKKFLKNHVIEDIKGRWGKEDFEDNNRLYRFPPSSPLKPYPKKTSHLICDVRPKFLNWSDYDIPKPGPVPVRPIILNSDLWHKRHSIAIGEVSECRIVHREEVSQGTVEEIWKSMTLTHLQKILGLDSLDGVLDSKLLNPKYIIYNVHHINKQGVVILENKLDELPHWVLSAMRCLANWPNGSELNRPMYAGFERDVFKTIADYFQKPKEPLLTFDFYELVINILGLLQRTQDGIEALQVCCLLLPPENRRKLQLLMRMMTRIAHNAEMPPLHDAIANRMLMIQTFSRCILCSEDEVDLDELLATRLVSFMMDHYQDILRAPDHLQSAVEEHLAHLRRVQIKYAGADADATLVPFTSCHQIGTEDFKEQGSSQGAVAALLEEIIMNKSMSVKEKKKKLKQFQKSYPDVYKTKFPTTESEAVLFPEKSKLKSQLMFFTMKKSFQPFHRTRSFRM encoded by the exons TGGAATGAAACAATCGAGTTATTCCGAGCCAAGATGCCCCTGAAGAAACATCGTCTTCATTTCCGTACTCATGATCGCTGCTTTACTGCTTCAGAAGGTGTTGATTGGTTACATGAATTGCTTAAAAGTAATCACAATTTTGGGCCTGAAGTTTCTCGTTATCAGACTGTGCAGTTACTCAAAAAGTTCTTAAAAAATCATGTGATCGAAGATATAAAGGGAAGATGGGGAAAAGAAGATTTTGAAGATAATAATAGATTATACAG ATTTCCTCCATCGTCTCCTCTGAAGCCTTATCCAAAAAAGACATCTCATTTAATTTGTGATGTACGTCCTAAATTTCTAAATTGGAGCGACTATGATATTCCGAAACCTGGTCCTGTCCCAGTAAGGCCGATAATTTTG AATTCTGACTTGTGGCACAAACGCCACAGTATTGCAATTGGAGAAGTATCAGAATGTAGAATTGTACATCGGGAAGAGGTTTCCCAAGGAACTGTTGAAGAAATCTGGAAATCAATGACCTTAACACA TTTGCAGAAGATTCTAGGGCTTGATTCTCTGGATGGAGTGCTGGATTCTAAACTGCTCAACCCTAAGTATATCATCTATAATGTTCACCACATTAATAAGCAAGGCGTAGTAATTCTAGAGAATAAACTGG ATGAGCTTCCACACTGGGTTCTGTCAGCCATGAGGTGTCTGGCAAACT GGCCAAATGGAAGTGAATTGAATCGACCAATGTATGCGGGGTTTGAAAGAGATGTGTTCAAGACAATTGCAGATTATTTTCAAAAGCCAAAGGAGCCATTACTAACGTTCGATTTCTATGAACTTGTCATTAACATTTTAG GTCTTTTGCAACGAACGCAAGATGGTATTGAAGCTCTTCAAGTTTGTTGTCTTCTTTTGCCCCCGGAAAATCGAAGAAAGCTGCAGCTCCTAATGCGAATGATGACTCGAATTGCTCATAATGCCGAAATGCCACCACTTCATGATGCTATTGCAAACAGAATGTTG ATGATTCAAACGTTCTCTCGCTGTATCCTGTGTTCAGAGGATGAAGTTGACCTTGATGAATTGCTAGCTACTAGACTTGTCAGTTTCATGATGGACCATTACCAAGATATTTTGAGAGCTCCTGACCATCTGCAAAGTGCAGTGGAGGAACATTTAGCCCACCTCCGAAGAGTTCAG ATAAAATATGCCGGTGCTGATGCTGATGCTACACTGGTTCCCTTCACTTCTTGTCATCAGATTGGTACTGAAGATTTTAAAGAACAGGGAAGTTCTCAAGGTGCAGTTGCAGCCCTGCTGGAAGAAATAATAATGAATAAAAGCATGTCTGTTAAAGAGAAGAAGAAGAAATTAAAGCAG TTTCAGAAATCCTATCCTGATGTTTACAAAACAAAATTTCCAACAACTGAGAGTGAGGCAGTGCTCTTCCCTGAGAAGTCAAAGCTCAAATCACAGCTCATGTTTTTCACAATGAAAAAATCATTCCAGCCATTTCATAGAACACGGAGTTTCCGGATGTAA